GGCGGGCGGTGACGGCCACGCTGCGGTGCTGCCCGCCGGTGCAGCCGATCCCGACGGTGTACCCGTGGCGGCCCGTGGCGCGGGCGCGTTCGGCGGCCACCCGCACGAAGTCACGCAGTTCGGCGTAGAACGCCTCGGCGTCCGCGCCGCTGAAGGCGTAGTCGGCCACGTCGGCGTCCAGGCCGGTCTTGGGGCGCAGGGCGGGGTCGTAGTACGGGTTGGGCAGCGAGCGCACGTCGAGGATCATGTCCACGTCGCGCGGGGGGGCGTGCTTGAACCCGAAGGACATCAGGCGCAGGTGGAAGTCCTGTTCCAGCCGGAACAGTTGCAGCACGCGGCTGCCCAGGTCCTTGGCGCTCAGGTCGGTGGTGTCGATCACGGTGTCGGCGATGGAGCGCAGCGGGGCGAGCAGTTCGCGTTCCCGCGCGAAGTCCAGCATCAGGTTCTCGCCGAGCGGGTGTTCGCGGCGCGTGAAGTTGTACCGCTTGAGCAGCACGTCCGCGTTCGCCTCCAGGAACAGCACGCGCAGGTCCTCGCGGCGGCGCGAGAGGCGCACGTAACTGGTTTCCAGGGCGTCCAGGAAGTGGCGGGTGCGGGCGTCGGTGCTGATCGCCACGCGGTCCAGGCCGCGCGCCTCCACGAGGTCGTGCATGGCACCCCACAGTTCCGGGGGCAGGTTGTCCGTGATGAAGAATCCGGCGTCCTCCAGGGTGCGCAGGGCGGTGCTTTTTCCACTTCCGGACAGGCCTGAGACCACGACAAACGGCATGCGGGCAGTCTAGCCTGCCGCGCCCCGGCACAAGTGACGGCCCGGTCAGCAGGACGGTCAGCCGCTGGCCGGGGCAGCAGTAACCCCGCCGGGCACGGGGCCGGGCGGGGCAGACTGGACGGGGCGGGCTGGGCGTGCCGTGGGTCAGCGGACGCGGGTGCCGCTGGGCAGGTCCAGCCCGGTGCCGATCAGGT
This portion of the Deinococcus seoulensis genome encodes:
- the rapZ gene encoding RNase adapter RapZ, with protein sequence MPFVVVSGLSGSGKSTALRTLEDAGFFITDNLPPELWGAMHDLVEARGLDRVAISTDARTRHFLDALETSYVRLSRRREDLRVLFLEANADVLLKRYNFTRREHPLGENLMLDFARERELLAPLRSIADTVIDTTDLSAKDLGSRVLQLFRLEQDFHLRLMSFGFKHAPPRDVDMILDVRSLPNPYYDPALRPKTGLDADVADYAFSGADAEAFYAELRDFVRVAAERARATGRHGYTVGIGCTGGQHRSVAVTARLAGDLKDLNVDVMDHRDMKVGEHG